From the genome of Kluyveromyces lactis strain NRRL Y-1140 chromosome F complete sequence:
AATTCATCGTCCAATCTTTCAACCATAGAGAAGATAGAACCCAAAATTTCCTTGACACCATGCTCATTAGCTTCTggttcatcttcaatgaaatcatTTCTTGGGGCAAATTCAGTAACTTGATAGTGGTCGATCTCTTGTTCCAGCACTTCCAATAAACCATCCAAGTTATCCTTTGATGCTTTCCATTGTTCTAGTGGTTGGTATGATAAGGATACAGATGCATCGAATCTGATTGGAATCAAGTTCAAGTATGTACAGATCTTTTCATATGGAGTCTTGGCAATCTTCAATAGTTCTTCGGTGGTTTTAATTTGTTCTGTGTGGTCAGTGTTTTTCTTACCTCTAGAATCGATGATAATATTCAACGTCTTGAAAAAGTCTAGCTCAGAAATGTTATTTGCCACGGATGCCAAGTCTAAATTCTTCTTACCACTCAAGGAGAATGGAGTAGCAGAGACATCTCTTGAGTCTATATCAGCATCTAAGACAGGTTCCTTGTCAAAGTCCTCTGGGTTTTCTCTGTAAGCCTTAACGGAGGTTTCGTTTTCTCTGATTAACTTCTTAACTCTTTGCTTGGTGGTGTTATAAGCTCTTGCAACTGCCTTATTCTTAATTTCATCCTGAGAAGTAGCAGATACCGCATCTTCAAATCTAGCCAATGACTTCACAAAGATATTAGGTGTACCGTAGTTTTGTTGTTGGGCTTTTGTGtataatttcaaaatggtTTCCAAATGGTTTAATAATGATTCCCAATCTTGTTGGGCTTCTGCGGAATCAATTTTTTGGTAAATagatttcatttcatccaaCAACTTCTCTTTTGCTGACTTCACAACCTTCttaccatcttcttcgtcgGATGAGTCTTCATCAGATGAATAGTTGGtagatttcaagaacttgtTAGCACCTGAACCACCACCTTTTCTGAATTCTGGCTTCTTGAACCAGTCAGGGCCGTAGGGTTTGCTATCAGAATCAttgtcttcatcattatcgGAACTCTCATCAGAGtcgttgaagaaagagtCATCAGATAATTCTTCCTCACTGGAGGATGAAACTAAATCCTCTTCACTTTGAGATAACaagtcttcttcttcaccagaAGACGTTGAATCGTACTCATAtgtcttcaaaaaaaaacggGACATGATGAATGGACTATCGCTTAACGTTGTTCTATTTCCTTAATACCACGTACTAATCTCAACCTAGTCTCCCTGTTACGACCTGGTGATTCCAACCTACAATTGAAAAGTATTGCTTATTACACGTCTCAACTGAATTTCATCTATTAATTCGatttcaaacctttcagattttcttttgagatGAGCTTTCACTGAGTGAAAATTtgtgaaaattttcaaataatcaTGGAACACGATTGGTAGCCGGGTAATGATAAATGAATGTACCATTGCAAAGAACAAAGTGAAGTGGGAGTCTGTCGCCGGTTGATGTTAGGCCAAAATGGACGTCTAACTTTGTGTGATTGCGTATAATCATCGATGATAAATAGGGTATAAAATAATATCGATTTAATTTAGTTATATGAAAAGTGAAATATAGATGTTGCtaagaaataaaataattTTGAAGCTTTCATACCATATACGATGCCTTCTTGATCGATGTTTTGTGGGCATACTTCGACAACGGGATAGATACATTTATGGTTCATGAAAATGTTCTGCTGTTGTGATATATAAAGTACTCTTTtaatgttcttttttttttttagtcCAGGAATTAAAATGGATAGTATCgcaatttgaagaattcaagTAGGTAATAAGTTAATATCACCTTTAGATAACAGCCGTAGTAACAAGTATGAATGGATCAATTTGCTGAAGGAATGTGTGACCTAAATGTGACATGAAAGCTTCATTTGTATAATTTTGAGTTGTTAATAGGAGACGAAAGGAAACAACAAGTCAACAATTATAACCGGTATCAAATGAGAAAGTGGAAGggtaaaaaaaatacacaCAATCTGTATTGTATGttaaagagaagagaagcTCAACTCAAAAATTAAGAGCTGAAATCACAATCCAACTTGAACTTCAAGTTTCTGTTGGCATCCCAAACACCCCAGTACTTTTCAACATCGGAAATACCAGAAGTATCTGGTTTCCAGTCCTCATCGAAAGCTTCGAAAACGATAACGTTGACACCCCAGCCTCTCATAGCACAAATACCATCAGCCCAAAATTGCTTAGCGTTATCTAGACCTGGGTAAGCACTTTCAAAGTTGGTACCATCGGTTGGCCAGCCAGTTTCACCAACCCAGAATTGAATGTCAGTAGAACCCTTGGTAGTTTGGATAGTTTGTAGAGCTTGCATGATATCGTCGAAGAACGAGTAAGAAGCATTATCCATAGTTTGACCTTGCCAGTAAGAGAAGGCGTTCGCCATGACAAAGTCAGCAGCTTGAATGGCGGTAGCAGATCCACCATCGACCAAAACGTTCCATGAGTCAACAGTACCGACTTGCTTGCCACTGTAAGAGTTACCATCGGAATCCTTGATGTCTTTAATGTAGTCCTTGACATCAGAGATAGCATCTGCCAATTCAGAAGCAGTCATATCTTCACGGTACAAAGCTTCGGAACCAACCAAGAAGGCTTCGATGGTAGAAGTTTTGATCCATGGCAAGTATTGAGTCAAAGCTtgcttttcttcttcgaaatgAGCAGAATCAGTTGGCCAAATACCcaagaaaatggtaaaTCCGGCTTCTTCTGCAGCAGGACCCAAAATTTGTAAAGTGTTACAATCAGAAGCAGCATATACTTTGACCTTGGAGGTGTAACCCTTCAAAGTTTCGAAATCAGCTAAATAATCATCCTTTTGCTTACAAGAACCATCGTGGGTCTTAACACCTAAGTTGAATGCAAGCTCaccaacagcagcaacagtTGAAGCACCGGCCAACAAAGTGGCAGAAACGAGTGTAGAGAAACGCATAGCTAATTGATTAATAACTATTTGCCGAGTGACGTTCTATAACTAAAGAGAAGTTACAAAAAATTTACTGTATTATGTGCTTGCAAAGTAACATAATGTAGATCAAAATGTTTAATCACTATGAgtattatttattattatttattatatacatttttcatttttggaatattttcgtttcagttttctctcttcttaGAAATTACCAAGCAACGtccattctttttttctctgataCTAAAAATAGTCAGGTGGGTTCGAGAATGTACGCACGTGATTTTGGGGTTTTGCTTAACTAAGGAACAATGGTTGATACAGATGTGGATTTCAATGGATTATATAATGGTATGTAAATATGCTGGCAATGGCCTGCGGCTGCAATGCTGAATTGGTATTGGTATGAGAGGGGAGTTTGTAAATTAGTAGGTTGATAGCAGTGTCAACGCAATCATGCATGCATCTTCAGTACGTAGCTGTCCTTGTGGAGTAGAGCCTGGTAGGCTTAATTCACCATCGAAAAATTCGAAGGCACCAGTGGCACCTTCGAATTGTTCTTTACACGAttcaaaacttttcttGACATGGTCCCATTTTCCGAATACTGCTAGTAAGTTTGCTGGATTCGCTTTGGATGGGTCGagttcaatttcttcttcggtCGGTCTAATTACCTTTTCGATGGATGGGATTTGAGTTTGTACCTTGACGTTTTTCTTTAGAGTTTCgtcaaagaaaaagtctCCGCTGTTGATCCATACCGTTTGGGTATACCCTTGTGGAAATGGTGATTGTGTGAAAAGATCTGCGAACGATTTGGCAACTCTGACATGGTATCCGAAAGATGCTTTGGCTCCAACGAAATCACCGTACGCTTCTTCTGGAGATACGACTTTCTGTTCAATTGTATCCACGGTTACTCTCACATTTATTGGAACCAACTGGCCTTTCAACTCGAGATTCTTATCTTTGCCAATGTTGATATATTTCGTTTGATCgaatgatttctttgattttccACGTTCACCAGGTTTGCTCATTCTGATTGCCAGCCCTTCTCTATATCTACCATTATTATCTTGATAAAATCTCATGAACGGTAAAGAAGGAATTCTAGGCAATTGCTTAGCGTAAGTAAAATACTTCATATAGTCCTTTTTGAACACACTGTTGACAAGGTATGGCGGTGTGATGAAGAACTGTAGCAACGAAGCCATCAACATTGGTTTTGAAAGCCTTTTCTTcccatcttctttttcgGAATCCTCTAGATATTCAGTTGATGCATTGTTGGTATTATTCCCATCATCAAACTTGATCTTTGCACCCTgttttttatcatttttgcGGTCTGATTCGCCCTTGTTGGTCTCCGATTCTGCCTTCAAAATTACTATTTCTGCAACGTTATATATACATGCGCTTCTGGCGATCTGATATAATGTGTAGGtgatttgttccaaattcTTGCACGAATCTAATACTGTAGTCGGTATGCATATGGAATGGTTGACGGTTTTAGTTGACACTTTAACCACTTTCTTCgctcttttgaattgagCTAGATGATCTCTCTTTTCAGTAACTTTGGTATCTCTTTTTACCTTTTTATAATTCTGTTTCGATTGctctttgcttcttttaACACTCATGGCTATAGATTCGTCAGATGCTTTGACACTACTAATGAAAGTTCCCGTCCTAATGTTATGTATGTGTTGGCGCTCTTATCTGAATGTAGTATATAAcaagatgagatgagatgcgatgaggtctattcaatatcttctttctctgcGACCGCTGCGAGATGGAAAATTTTCCCATTTGTACAGAATCATccatcacgtgacttaATTGATTCTGCTCAAGCTCTTGAGTAAGGGGGAGTCATGAAGGAAGCCAACAAAAATTATCGATACCAAGCTGATAGATCAAGTTACATGTATGTGCTAGATATTTTGATCAGATGACGAAATCACCCTTTCCTAAACCTGTGATGACAGAATAGCTCATTGGAAAAGTGGTGAGGTAAATTACTAAAATTATACGTAGTTTAAAGAGAAAACTTAATTTTACATGATGATTTGGACCGTCTAATAATATGGAATGAGAAGCTGAGGCATACAACGAAGTAAAATCATTCGTtcattcatcatcatcatcatccGGTAGGTTTTGCTTGGCATTCTGCAAATCTGCTTTAACGTTGTAATGTTTCTTTCTCATTTCTTCGAACTTCCGATGTTTCTTGGCagcttcatcttcctctgTTTCAAGAACAGGAGGAGAAACCTGTGGATCCTCATTGTTTAGCAATGTAACGGGTTCCTTGTCCTCTTTCAGATCTACTTGAGGTTCGCCTAAACTGAAACCCCCtaaatcttcatcatcgtcgTCGATCTTGTAATACTCACCGTTTGGGTCAACAGCACCCTGGTATGGAGTTTTTGGTTCATCAATATGTATATCGCCGAACTCCTGTTTGGTGATTTCATTCTCttccaaattcttcttattCCATTTCAAACTCTCTGGATCTTGTTCTCCTAACTTCATCGATAGAACGTCTTTAGGGATTCCATGTCCATGGTGGGCTATTTTACTATTAGACGTGCGCTTCGCATTCAGTTCCgtattcttcaaaacttgTTTTCTGAATTGACTGATGGATTCGGATTCAATATTCGGACTCTGTTCCTCAGGAATTGCGTTCTTTAAGATTCCTCCCATAATGTAAAGTTGATATATTACAATACTTATCCGAGGTAGTTAAAATAATAAAGTAAGGTATATCAGACACAGAAGCACTAAAATGACACTTGTTAGAATATGCTGGTTTAACCTCTTGTAACAAAACTAAAACGCAGGCTCAGTTTGTGGAGTAAGGTATGAGACGACTTCTTAACTATGATGAATAAggcttttttttatatGGTACAATTTTGGGTTCAAGATTTTCcctttttcattttcaatcCAAAAGTAGCTAGTAATAAATGCCTGTGTTAGTTAAAGCTATAGCAGAATAAAACTAATATTATCACTAGGTGGTGGTCTTTTCGGGGTCAATTTGTACATGCATGTGTACTAAAGAATAACTATATAGTATTTGATTATCTTTTATCTTATGAGCTCGTGACAATACAGTACAGGCGAATAAAATGTTATTATTTAATATGGGGAATTGATCATTAAAAGGCGTCCGGCAATTTTTAATATTGGAAACTCAAAGtataattttcaatatatataaaagtAACACTACGAAGAACCTGTTCCATAATTGCAGCATAATCAAATGAACTGAGAAATGAATACCGCTTTTATAGACGCCAGCCAATACAAGTATGTAATTACACATATTCTATTTTTAAATGATCATGCAACCGTTCAGGGCTGGACAAAATGAACTGAAGTTCACATATTCTAAATGGGAGTTTGATGAGGGCAAAAGAACTCTTTGGGATTTTAGtttgctttgaagaaataaaagCATGTTAACATCAGtagatctttttcttctcgTCAATTGACAATTGACCAGCACCAGTGTTGCCAATCAACAATAAACCTCCAATGATACTTAAGTTTTGATAGAATTcgtatttcaagaaatctctTTTGCTAGACCCATAGAACCAATAGTTGTTGACGGTAATGTTATAGAACGCTAGAATCAAACCTAAACTTATAGATGCGAACTTTGTCTTGTAACCAATTGCGATACAAACAGTACCTGCAATCGTCAACAAAACTGTCAACCAACTCTTAGTAAAAGTAAAGGTAATAAAGAGCAAAACCATTAGAATTCTTCCAGCCAATAACAAgtaatttttgaatttaccATCCTTACTGTCTAATTCAGGTAGCATACCAAAGGTCATCCTGTTGGTAACAATACTGTCACCAAATGCTATCAATAAACCCCCAATGACACTAATGTTTCTCAAGACAAAAGATGATCCGGTGAACAGACCGTAAACCAAACCTTGTAAAATGACGGTACAAATCAATGCACTGGTGGCATACACGGTTTGTTTCCTCAAGATTAATAGCGTGGCGCCTGTAAACATAGAGATCACAACGcaaaataagaagaaaacgacAAAGTAGTAAGGAAAATGTCTGTAGTTCCATAAATAAAACACTTGATCTGACCATTGAGCAATGATTCTCAACGAATCCTCATAAAATGTGGCAACAATAAAGAATCTAGCAATGATTGGGGTGTAAGGCCTAATTTTCAAGACCAATGGATGTTCCGTTAAGTCTTCAACCCTTTTAGcgaattgttcaaataatcGCCTGTACTTGTCCTTAGCTGAAACATTGTGAGATTGTGACGCTTGGCCATACGATGCACCTTGGAACCCAGGCTTTGCTGTTGGAAACGTATCCAAATTGTTACCTCTAAAAGACATGGCTCGTTCAATGGTATTCCGCTTCAGTATTACCAATTAGAATTTTGCGCTCAAACAGAAAATACTATGCACAGGTATTACGGTGAGCTATACTTCCAAAACGACACAAGTAATGGCAGCTCGCAAAATAGGTTCCAATTCCTTAGATATCCACTACCACTGAACTTTCACTATGTTTTCACACCTGTTCTCGTTTGGTTCCAGTACtctgcaaaaaaaaactgatcTGTCTTTTAGGTTGGGTCCTTTTTTCTCCCACActgttattgtttttgatttttcagTACTGATCAATACTGGACGTTGAACTAccgtatatatatagtatAACCTAAAATTTTCATACTATTTGAGGTTTACCACATCAGTCCATGTATGAAGCCCGATGCTACGATAAACCAGTAAGCGCTTGAAGTATTTGTTCATTTCTGCTTGCAATTCGGATTTTACTTTTATACCATCTTAAAGTCGGTATTTATATAAGCGATACCACTATCTGACTTTCCTGGAAACCGAAGTAATAGGTAGCTGTCAGATTTTACtggtatatatatataaatcGAAGGGTTAAATAGCAGAGCCAATGTCAGTAGACTATGTTATATGCTATATATTTCCTCTGGGCTGGTTTTGAACTGATCTCATCTTTAAATTTATAAGTAGTAAGAGACAATAGCAGCCGGTAATTTCCCAGCGTCAGTCAAAGCCTTTGCTGCATCAGACAATATGTTTTTAGCAGCAGCAGTATCActcttgatcttttcagCAACGTCAACCAATTGTTCGTCGTCCAAAGAGTCGACAATCAAACCAGTTTGTTCCTCGATGGTAGTGGATTTGTCGGCATCACCAAAGTAATCAGCATCCTTTGGAGCGTTACGGATACTTCtcttattcttcttcttagcAGCCTTAGCAGCTTCCTTGGCCTTCTTTTTGTCAACCTTGGCAGATGCGGCTTGAGCAGCGTCCGCTTCAGCCTTAGCCTTAGCTTCAGCTTCAGCCTTGGCCTTGGCTTCAGCTTCGGCTCTAGCACCGGCTTCCCTTtcccatttctttctttccttttccttcttttcttcttccttgaaTTGCTTGATACGTGGATCTTCGTTCATGGCTCTTTCGACTAATTTCACCAAACGAGCGTTGTCAGCagtcttcttcttatctCTGGCCGccttgttctttctttcgATGTAACGCTTGTGATCTCTGTTGGAAGAATCATCAggaacttcttcatccaagaaCTCGAATGTTCTCCAAGAGTCGAATCTGTGCCAGAAAGAGTAGAACTTTTCAACGTCTTCCTTGGAAGTGTTCATATCACCCAAAGTTGGTACatccttcttcttggagAAACGAGCTTCAGATTCGAAAACAGGAGCCCAAGCTTCAAAGAAGTCGTAGTTAGTACCCTTCTTTGGCGGAGCTACATCAGCTTCGAAGTCACAAGAATCATATTGCGGTCTCTTGTTGGAGTCAGTCAAAGTTTCATATGCTTTTTGAataatcttgaagaaaccatctTGGTCTAAGCTAGCACCAGAGGCAGAAGTCTTATCAGGGTGATACTTCAAGACTTGCTTTCTGTGAGCCTTAATAATTTGTTGGTTAGTGGCTCTGTAACGTAACTTGGATAGACCCATAGCAGCGTACAAGTCAGCAGTCTTCCAGTCTCTTGCGTCGTGAGTTAACAAACTTTCGTCAGCTAACTCAGTGTCGAACAACAACTCGTCTGGATCGACATTGGACTGTTCAACGTTTTGaacattcttttcagcCTCAATCTTCTCGAACTCAGACCATGTGTGGTTTCTCAAAGTTCTTTGAGCGTGGTGCAAGAAGAATTTACCAACTGGTTCAATAGGACGTCTAATGGATGGTGTTAGTTTAGCACCAGATTCAACAGTGGCACCGACGGCACCAGATAATGGAGGTAGTTCAAACATTGCTTTGATTGCTGTTATCGGTCTGACGTATGATTATTTGTGTCTGGACAGAACGGTATAACCCATCGTTCATCAAAATTAAGACCAGATATAATGCACATGAGAACATcttgataatttttttcttcttcctatagatgcgatgagctcGAAGTAAAAATAATTGCGAAAAAAATCAACACATTGAAAACGACGTAGCTTGAAATGAATAGAATTATCTATTATATATAGGTTATTTCTGCCTAGATAAAATGATACAACTACGACAAGCGTATGAGTAACGAATAACATACCCTTTTCATATTGGGTCTCGAATACGGATTGGTGTAACTGATGTTGCTTTTCGAACGCAGCTGCAACTTCAAAACTAAGAGATTTTTAAGTTGATATAGCTAACGATTAATAGTCATCAAGTACTCTTTTCACATAATGGGCATTATCGAAGACAGAGTCTTCTAATTCGATGAGTCCAGTTTCTGCTTTATACACAGACCAGTGATCAATTATCTTTTCTAAGATATCTGGGTGCTCTTTGGACAAATCTGTAGTCTCACCAGGGTCTTCAtcaatgttgaaaagtaaCCAGTGACCAGGGCCAAATGGGGGTGGAATATACACACCTTTATAAGGACCTTGGCGAATGGCACGTTGACCAAATAATTCCCAACCAGTGACCCTGGTATCGTCATATATTCTTTCGGATTCTTTTTTTAAGAAAGGAATCCATGACAAACCTCTTGGTTCGTGCACCTTGCGACCTTCAAATGAGGTACCTGGATGAGGAACGTTAGCCAATTCTAAAACACTAGGTAAAATGTCCATAACTGTTGTAAACTGGTCGATGATTTGACCTGGTTCCCATAGTCCTGTTAATTGTGGAGCATGTAAGATAAGAGGACAATTGATACCACCTTCAGTTGCCCACATTTTATACATATAATTTGGAGCAGTAGCTGCTTGAGCCCACAAATCACCATAATAAACAAAACTGTTTGTTTTACCAATGTTGTCAAAATCGTTGTTATAATCGGACGATattctttccttgaaaGTGGAACCTCCAAACGGCAATGCCTCCATTAACATACCTTCAGCACCATTGTCTGACATAAACATGATGACAGTGTTGTCGAATTCATCGGTTTCCTTCAAATGATCGATAACTCTACCGATATTTTGGTCTAATTCATCAACCATCGCGGCATAAATTTCCATAATACGGCTTTCGTAGGCCTTTCCCTTATCATCTAATTCATCCCAAgtcttttctctttgagtTTCTACTAAATGAGCAACAACATCAGCTGGAACAATACCAAGATCTCTAGCTCTTTCCAATCTTTGTCTTCTCAATGCCTGGGGACCACCATTATACTTACCTTTGTATTTTGCGATAGTCTCAGCAGGAGCCTGTAATGGCCAATGTGGAGCTGTGTAGGTCAACTGGCCAAAGAATGGGCgaccttttctttcttcatcatccttcaaatattccaaaaatttATCTGTGAAGTAAGTGGTGGAATAAAAGTTTTCTGGAAACTTGTTATGGTCTACCCTTTCGCCATTTTCCTGATAAATCCATGGGAGAAGAAACTTGCTATCCAAATTGCATTTGAAATGGTTTCCTGCACCAGGCAGCAAGGTAAAACGTTTTTGGAATCCACGGTCACTTGGCCAATATGGCTTTTCTAATCCAAGGTGCCATTTCCCCGAAATCAGCGTGTAATATTCTGGGGATAATATTTCAGGCAATGCAGCAACCTTATAGTTCAAATAACCTTCATAACCAGGTTTATCCTTGAACTTTTCTGGAAATTGCCTGGCATATTCAGCCATTTGGCCCAAACCTGCCAAATGGTTGTCAGTACCGCTCAACAACATCGATCTAGTTGGCGAACATGCCGATGCAGTATGAAAACCAGTGAATCTGAAACCACCTTTAGACAATTTATCAAGGTTTGGCGTTTGTATTTCACCTCCAAAACTCGACACATCTGTAAACCCTAAATCATCGGCGACAATAATTAAGAAATTCGGCTTTTTAGGTTCATCTGTTTTGGTCATTGCAATTCGATTGTACTTTTCTCTAATGCAGTTTGCGGATTTTCGGATAGATCATAGAGTAACAATTGGTTAGTATACCTTCACAATTCCTAAAAGACCATGATGACAGGTGAGATGATCCATATTTATATTGTAAATTATGTCATTTAAAGCTTTACTCGAAGTGATAAAAAGGGTGACAGTAAAAAAGTTTCAAGGTAAGAACTTTCTGTAAACTCTCATGATCGGGTGGAGCGAACAGTAACCGGTTAATTTAGTAATACCTTACACTTCCAGAGAAAAGCCCGGTACTTTCCAGTTTGCCCAGAATTTAGCAGTCAAACGGAGTCTTTTTGAgtcttttcttccaaaatctTACAAACATTATGATCTAGCAAGAAAAACATCACAATTTCATGTCCTCTTTCTTGAGCGGATGGGCTTGCTGTATCTATTTTGGTTATGACAACCTGCAAAATTAGGAGAAGTCACGTGCTATTAAGTTTGGTAGCGCCCAACAGTTCAGCATCAAGTGCATGTATTCCGTATCCACAGATAAGTAACCAAATGCCTGTTAATGTTCACCTACGGCTTGACAGGTAATATGTGTTTAATTTTAGATGTGAGATGTCCCCACAAATGCGTTGGCATGTTGCATCACCTGCATTAGCTTCTTACTTGGCCACCCATTATGTTACCCGGTCACTTTTCATGGAGGCCCTCAAATAGCTGAGGTATTGAATGTCTGAAACTGGGAAACAGCGCCTAAAGTAAATACGAAAAGTTACCCGCTCTTTTGAACAACCTCAAGACTTTCGCAATAAAATACCAGAAGAGGCAGTGGGTCTGCAATAAATGGagatcttcaaaattttccGATAAGCTCACCAGAACTCAGCGCAATGGTTTTGTCGCTTACTGAAAGGGCACGAAcagttttcaaaaaataaaaaaaaatgatatgaGCTTCCTCTGTTACTTCCACTGgaaagtcacgtgacaaaTACCGACTATTTACCTTCAGAATCATAGTTAATATAGTTGACAACCGGTTCGAGTAGCCAATTCCAGAATTTCTCTACCTAGTTCCTCTGTTCATTGTCGTTATGTCTGATACAGGTTATGCATGTACAAATTATTATACGACAGATGGAGTCACTTGCAAACCTAATACGTTGACGTTGATGGTCTCCTCCGGAACTTCGGAATCTGCATTGAACGTTACGtaaaaaattggaaaatagtCTAAAAAAGAATATGCCAACTGCAGGAGTatatcatatatatatttggGGAGGATCCATACGCAGTTGAATAGCATTGGATTCTGGGAGGTGTCTTTAAAGGTTTGTTAACATTTCGATATCTCATGTGTGAGTGAAGTAAACTTCTTTTAGATATGTCATCCGATTCAATGGGTGTAAAGGGAATTGATGGGCAATTAACACAAGCTGCAATGTCAAATATTGAAACTATCGAGTTGAAAGGTATTAATGAACAAAGGACGAGGAAGAACGTTATCGGATCAGAAGTAGgtataaatataaatgAACTACAGCCCGTCcaaagttttgataatgatgacGGAGGTTCAGATGCCTATACAGATTACGATGACGATGGTTTTACGTATGCTGAGGGAGGGATCGCAGCTTGGCTAGTTGTTCTTGGCTCATTTTTAGGTATTTTACCTACATGGGGGTTGTATTTTTCAGCAGGTGTCATTCAAACGTACGTTGCACGTCACCAGTTAAAGGATGAGTCAACATCTACAGTATCGTGG
Proteins encoded in this window:
- a CDS encoding arylsulfatase (conserved hypothetical protein), whose product is MTKTDEPKKPNFLIIVADDLGFTDVSSFGGEIQTPNLDKLSKGGFRFTGFHTASACSPTRSMLLSGTDNHLAGLGQMAEYARQFPEKFKDKPGYEGYLNYKVAALPEILSPEYYTLISGKWHLGLEKPYWPSDRGFQKRFTLLPGAGNHFKCNLDSKFLLPWIYQENGERVDHNKFPENFYSTTYFTDKFLEYLKDDEERKGRPFFGQLTYTAPHWPLQAPAETIAKYKGKYNGGPQALRRQRLERARDLGIVPADVVAHLVETQREKTWDELDDKGKAYESRIMEIYAAMVDELDQNIGRVIDHLKETDEFDNTVIMFMSDNGAEGMLMEALPFGGSTFKERISSDYNNDFDNIGKTNSFVYYGDLWAQAATAPNYMYKMWATEGGINCPLILHAPQLTGLWEPGQIIDQFTTVMDILPSVLELANVPHPGTSFEGRKVHEPRGLSWIPFLKKESERIYDDTRVTGWELFGQRAIRQGPYKGVYIPPPFGPGHWLLFNIDEDPGETTDLSKEHPDILEKIIDHWSVYKAETGLIELEDSVFDNAHYVKRVLDDY